The Teredinibacter sp. KSP-S5-2 genome includes a window with the following:
- a CDS encoding GFA family protein: MIFTISPLDIDQIGGNMERHVGNCSCGDTEFYFDNDPISSVFCYCKECQTLTGSDKWFGLWVPRENFKFTKGTPLSYTRLGNSGKEVNYHFCGTCSTVLCAEVTAGNFYSVSATSLKSNKFTPKMSIYASSAPSWATFPSDVPKFDILPPGMGG, translated from the coding sequence ATGATTTTTACAATATCGCCATTGGACATCGACCAGATCGGAGGTAATATGGAAAGGCATGTGGGAAATTGTAGTTGCGGCGACACTGAGTTTTACTTTGATAACGATCCGATAAGTTCTGTTTTTTGCTATTGCAAAGAGTGTCAAACGCTCACTGGTTCAGACAAATGGTTTGGGCTTTGGGTGCCAAGAGAAAATTTTAAATTTACAAAGGGCACACCATTATCGTATACGCGTCTTGGTAATTCAGGCAAAGAGGTAAATTACCACTTCTGTGGGACTTGTAGCACTGTTTTATGCGCCGAAGTAACTGCCGGTAATTTTTATTCCGTATCGGCAACTTCACTAAAAAGCAACAAGTTCACTCCTAAAATGTCAATTTACGCATCTTCAGCGCCATCATGGGCAACCTTCCCTAGCGATGTACCAAAATTTGACATTCTGCCACCAGGGATGGGAGGCTAA
- a CDS encoding TetR/AcrR family transcriptional regulator yields the protein MPYTKTHKNKTRERILDSSFRLFAIKGFKGVTIDDLMNNCGLTRGAFYAHFTSKAELYREALKFRASSTKLASLKPGGISNKQWLSLLLDKYLSMEHVKGENSLSCPLAFLATDINMQNKALKTAYADTYHGMNTAIMEYASSYTDCDEHDILSVTAMMIGTVAIARTLQNQDSIESLLAACRREAGVKLGGI from the coding sequence ATGCCATACACAAAGACGCACAAAAACAAAACCCGAGAGAGAATTCTTGATAGCTCTTTCAGACTATTCGCAATAAAAGGTTTTAAAGGCGTTACAATCGATGATTTGATGAATAACTGCGGGCTTACTCGAGGCGCATTTTATGCACATTTCACGAGTAAAGCAGAACTTTACCGTGAGGCATTAAAATTTAGAGCCAGCAGCACTAAACTTGCCAGCCTTAAGCCAGGGGGCATATCAAATAAACAATGGTTGTCTTTGCTGCTAGACAAATACCTAAGCATGGAGCATGTGAAAGGAGAGAACTCTTTGTCTTGTCCGTTAGCGTTCCTCGCCACAGACATCAATATGCAGAATAAAGCACTAAAAACAGCTTATGCTGACACTTACCATGGTATGAATACAGCAATTATGGAGTATGCAAGTAGCTATACCGACTGTGACGAACACGATATTTTATCAGTTACAGCAATGATGATTGGTACTGTCGCTATAGCCAGAACGCTTCAGAATCAAGATTCGATTGAGAGTTTACTAGCAGCTTGCAGACGAGAAGCAGGTGTAAAATTGGGTGGGATATAA
- a CDS encoding VOC family protein, producing the protein MITSIAHTTIYVLNQDEALDFYKNKLGFEVGDDMKVEGGFRWLTVYPKSNSQLQLVLAEPKEGPMFTKDSAEKIRSLIEEGAFGAGVFETENCQKTYEELVAKGVEFIQPPTEQLYGVEAMGVDNSGNWFSLVQRKNTI; encoded by the coding sequence ATGATCACATCCATAGCGCATACAACAATATACGTACTTAATCAGGACGAAGCTCTTGATTTTTACAAAAACAAGCTCGGTTTCGAGGTTGGTGATGACATGAAGGTCGAAGGAGGTTTCCGATGGTTAACCGTATATCCGAAATCTAACTCACAACTTCAGCTGGTATTGGCCGAGCCAAAAGAGGGGCCGATGTTTACCAAAGACTCCGCCGAAAAAATACGAAGTTTAATCGAAGAGGGTGCATTTGGAGCCGGCGTTTTCGAAACTGAAAATTGCCAAAAAACATACGAAGAGCTTGTGGCTAAAGGCGTGGAATTTATCCAGCCACCTACAGAACAGCTTTATGGCGTCGAAGCTATGGGCGTGGACAACTCTGGGAACTGGTTTAGTTTGGTTCAACGGAAAAATACAATATGA
- a CDS encoding helix-turn-helix transcriptional regulator has product MAKNYKFERLNAGRDYIADNYQAHLNLSCIAKHSYMSPYHFLRVFKDAYGETPNEFLIRIRVEQAKKMLITENYSVSEICEKVGYTSLGSFSSLFLKHVGTAPTLYRRKLWALSSEAYRFPSQSIPACYAYHFLGKLAN; this is encoded by the coding sequence ATGGCTAAGAATTATAAATTTGAAAGGTTGAATGCGGGTAGGGATTATATTGCTGATAATTATCAAGCACATCTGAACTTATCCTGCATAGCAAAGCACTCATATATGTCTCCTTATCATTTTTTGCGTGTTTTCAAGGATGCTTATGGAGAAACGCCTAACGAATTCTTGATTCGGATTAGAGTCGAGCAAGCTAAGAAAATGCTTATCACGGAAAATTATAGTGTCTCAGAAATTTGTGAGAAAGTGGGCTATACCAGTCTTGGTAGCTTTTCTTCATTGTTTTTAAAACATGTAGGTACGGCACCTACTTTATACCGTCGTAAGCTTTGGGCTTTGTCTTCTGAAGCATACCGTTTTCCCTCGCAGTCTATACCGGCATGTTATGCCTACCATTTTTTGGGTAAATTGGCTAACTGA